The following coding sequences are from one Rhodopirellula islandica window:
- a CDS encoding protein kinase domain-containing protein yields MASDDCPPAEKLSDYASGTLSEDLSLDISNHVEACPECEDTLISLESNADTLIGKIRLPQPEDSYAKEAGHERAIELVQAIRLESPSDEDATFPPDTATVQSEPNAEIPAQMTGRLAQYVLLEKLGQGGMGAVYRAKHTRLRRMVALKVLPPNLLKNASAVARFDREMHAVGQLDHPNIVRASDAGEFEGIHYLVMELVDGDDVAVIASRHGPLPTADACEIIRQAAVGLSHANDNGLVHRDIKPSNLMLTQSGQVKLLDMGLALLETPLDADDGLTSAGQVMGTLDYIAPEQVTNSHAVDIRADIYSLGCTLYRLLCGHAPFQDAKYQNAIYKAMAHVDTTPPPLAKQRAGLPAGLIAIVDKMLAKSPDDRFQTPDELAAALAPLTAGHDLQSLLVDPSADAASPSFFAGAADAETATTSFVSLAGQPNTNEPSASKTVAKPVLQTGSSMSGGRRVWPLVAGLGGAAMMLFAAGVFFLLTPQGMLRVEINDPDIEVRVKGDRIVLHRDDKDPISMAAGEHTLTVTQGDLSFDTKQFTLKRGETTTVKVELMDGVLQATTSDGSMLGQKQTRVPTPARKPLPKSTSPALASGTEQPTTSPLNEDIRWAHEELRAVITLRSETGHDSTIGPGQPLPEPPGKLIGLTLTKQRPATDLDMRRVGSLTDLESFHFGSTTKSSPTFIGTAQGMLELGRLSKLRSLDLGVLREGAGGEKVLANLALEYLHLPYAGVNEWAAAAAGHPTITRLSCYRAHISDAALKGLEQGQRLKMLDLGDSPVASPAAIEHFTAAVPGCSIRLPNFEVIDPRGNQFGSVRRNVSWKQAIGGEPRMSPPLPTAVTDSGKSPTPEEDIRWAHEVLKAGITLRSDTGKESTVTPEQPLPENPGTLVGITLAGQKSATDLDLQRVAGFADLETLVFAHSPNSSPNFVGSHQGILELARLPKLRSLSVHYLPGVGGEEVLKDLRLDSLSLPWADVNEWAAAAAGHPTLTTISAYGTQLSDAALKGLDENKGLKLLDLSGAGSLSPEAIQHFADSVPGCRIRLSKSEFIEPREKESGAVNRNVSSTETIGGEPRMSPALPTAVKDSGKSPTPEEDIRWAHDVLKAIITLRRDTGSMSTITADEPLPEDPGTLVGIKLTPLRTATDSDLQRIGSFTDLESFSTGKALTGAPTIQGTAQGILELGRLPNLRTLDLHSWTGLGGKELLENLQISSLRLPSDRVNEWAAAAVGHPTITSLSAFVTHLTDTSLMNLEQNSALKHIDLRYNPKLTRAAVNHFAAALPGCQIQLPDYDSLEARERMWAGLAPREGSTDGATPVQNDEGETGGFSPTPGEDIHWAIHELKAVVTLRSEIGTIATVILGQPLPKLPSMVVAIEFSERTVATDNDLRRVASFSHLESLSFGYRDSEGAKYIGSDRGILELARLQHLQVLNVHAVPEVGGQEILRKLHLEHLYLPHEGTDAWATAVAGHPTFTSLNAFRTGLSDEALKGLEQNKGLKVLNVSGAANLSPEAIQHFAEAVPACRIKLDHLQFIEPRHTEPTLQE; encoded by the coding sequence ATGGCCTCCGATGATTGTCCACCCGCAGAAAAACTGAGCGACTACGCGAGTGGGACACTCAGCGAAGACTTGTCGCTCGACATCTCCAACCACGTCGAGGCCTGCCCCGAGTGTGAAGACACACTCATCAGTTTGGAATCGAATGCGGACACACTGATCGGCAAAATTCGGCTCCCGCAACCCGAGGATTCGTACGCCAAGGAAGCCGGGCATGAACGAGCGATCGAACTCGTTCAAGCGATTCGTTTGGAGAGCCCCAGCGACGAAGACGCCACTTTCCCGCCTGACACCGCGACGGTGCAGTCAGAGCCCAATGCGGAGATCCCTGCCCAAATGACGGGGCGATTGGCACAATATGTTTTGCTGGAGAAATTGGGTCAGGGCGGCATGGGAGCTGTCTATCGAGCGAAGCACACGCGGCTACGGAGAATGGTGGCTCTGAAAGTTTTGCCGCCGAATTTGCTCAAGAATGCATCGGCGGTTGCACGCTTCGATCGAGAGATGCACGCCGTGGGGCAACTGGATCACCCCAACATTGTCCGCGCCAGCGACGCGGGTGAATTCGAGGGCATCCACTACCTCGTCATGGAATTGGTCGACGGCGATGACGTCGCCGTGATTGCAAGTCGCCATGGCCCGCTCCCAACGGCCGACGCTTGTGAAATCATTCGGCAAGCAGCGGTGGGGCTGTCCCATGCCAACGACAATGGATTGGTTCATCGAGATATCAAGCCATCCAATCTGATGCTGACCCAATCAGGGCAAGTCAAACTCCTGGACATGGGACTCGCTCTTCTGGAGACACCACTGGATGCTGACGACGGCCTGACTTCGGCGGGGCAAGTCATGGGGACGCTCGACTACATTGCTCCCGAGCAAGTCACCAACAGTCACGCCGTGGATATTCGAGCGGATATCTATTCGCTGGGATGCACGCTGTATCGGTTGCTCTGCGGTCATGCCCCATTTCAAGATGCCAAGTACCAAAATGCAATCTACAAGGCGATGGCACATGTGGATACCACGCCGCCCCCGCTTGCAAAGCAACGCGCGGGCTTGCCCGCCGGCCTGATTGCGATCGTCGACAAGATGCTGGCCAAAAGTCCCGACGACCGTTTCCAAACCCCCGACGAATTGGCTGCGGCATTGGCACCGCTGACCGCAGGCCATGACTTGCAAAGCCTATTGGTCGATCCATCTGCGGATGCTGCGTCACCGAGTTTCTTCGCAGGCGCAGCCGATGCAGAAACTGCGACGACGAGTTTCGTATCGTTGGCGGGGCAACCGAATACCAACGAACCGAGCGCCAGCAAGACTGTCGCGAAGCCAGTCTTGCAAACCGGTTCATCCATGAGCGGTGGCCGCCGTGTCTGGCCGCTGGTCGCTGGACTCGGCGGTGCCGCAATGATGCTGTTTGCCGCCGGCGTTTTTTTCCTCCTGACGCCCCAGGGAATGTTGCGAGTTGAAATCAACGATCCCGACATCGAGGTCCGCGTCAAAGGTGATCGCATTGTCTTGCACAGGGATGACAAAGATCCGATTTCCATGGCAGCGGGTGAGCACACACTCACGGTCACCCAGGGAGATCTCAGCTTTGACACGAAGCAATTCACGTTGAAAAGAGGTGAGACGACGACCGTCAAAGTCGAGCTGATGGACGGCGTGCTGCAAGCCACAACGTCAGATGGATCGATGCTTGGTCAAAAACAAACTCGTGTTCCTACGCCAGCTCGCAAGCCACTGCCGAAGTCAACATCGCCAGCGTTAGCGAGCGGCACTGAACAGCCCACCACCTCCCCCCTCAATGAAGACATTCGATGGGCGCATGAAGAGTTGAGAGCAGTCATCACGTTACGTAGTGAGACAGGCCATGATTCAACGATCGGTCCCGGTCAGCCGCTTCCGGAACCTCCAGGAAAGCTGATCGGGCTCACTTTGACGAAACAGAGACCAGCAACCGATTTGGATATGCGACGAGTGGGCTCCCTCACCGATCTGGAGTCATTCCATTTTGGCAGCACGACGAAATCTTCCCCGACGTTCATTGGGACCGCTCAGGGGATGCTTGAACTGGGGCGACTTTCGAAGTTGCGGTCTCTCGATCTGGGGGTTTTGCGGGAGGGAGCGGGCGGTGAGAAGGTGCTTGCAAATTTGGCCCTTGAGTATCTGCATCTTCCTTACGCCGGCGTCAATGAATGGGCAGCAGCGGCCGCGGGACACCCGACCATCACCCGCTTAAGCTGTTACCGTGCGCACATCTCCGACGCGGCATTGAAGGGGCTGGAACAGGGCCAGAGGTTGAAGATGCTCGATCTTGGAGACTCCCCAGTCGCAAGCCCTGCAGCGATTGAGCACTTCACCGCTGCCGTGCCGGGATGCAGCATCCGACTACCAAATTTTGAGGTCATTGACCCTCGCGGAAATCAGTTTGGCAGCGTGCGGCGAAATGTGTCATGGAAACAAGCGATCGGTGGAGAACCGCGGATGAGTCCTCCATTGCCAACCGCAGTCACAGACAGCGGCAAAAGCCCAACCCCCGAGGAAGACATTCGCTGGGCTCATGAAGTCTTGAAAGCAGGCATCACCCTCCGCAGTGATACAGGAAAGGAGTCCACAGTCACCCCGGAGCAGCCGCTGCCAGAAAATCCAGGGACACTGGTAGGCATCACCTTGGCGGGACAAAAATCAGCAACCGATTTGGATCTGCAACGCGTGGCAGGCTTCGCCGATTTGGAAACACTTGTTTTTGCCCATTCGCCTAATTCCAGCCCCAACTTTGTAGGCAGCCATCAAGGAATCCTTGAGCTAGCGAGGCTTCCCAAGTTGCGGTCGCTTTCCGTCCACTATCTGCCGGGAGTAGGTGGAGAAGAAGTACTCAAGGACCTGCGTCTTGATTCTTTAAGCCTGCCTTGGGCCGACGTCAACGAGTGGGCGGCCGCAGCGGCAGGGCATCCAACACTTACCACGATCAGCGCCTACGGGACACAACTTTCCGATGCGGCACTGAAGGGTCTGGATGAGAATAAAGGACTGAAGTTGCTCGATCTCTCTGGAGCTGGAAGTCTAAGCCCCGAAGCGATTCAACATTTCGCGGACTCCGTCCCCGGATGCCGCATCAGATTGTCGAAATCGGAATTCATCGAACCGCGTGAAAAAGAGTCAGGTGCCGTGAATCGCAACGTGTCGTCGACTGAAACGATCGGTGGAGAACCGCGGATGAGTCCTGCATTGCCAACCGCAGTCAAAGACAGCGGCAAAAGCCCAACCCCCGAGGAAGACATTCGTTGGGCTCATGACGTTTTAAAAGCAATCATTACCCTGCGTCGTGATACCGGTAGCATGTCCACCATCACTGCGGATGAACCGCTCCCTGAGGATCCCGGGACACTGGTTGGTATCAAACTAACACCACTTCGCACAGCGACCGATTCCGACCTGCAACGGATCGGATCATTCACCGATCTGGAGTCCTTTTCAACCGGTAAAGCGCTGACGGGAGCTCCCACGATTCAGGGGACCGCTCAAGGGATCCTCGAACTGGGACGCCTTCCAAATTTGCGAACGCTTGACCTACATTCCTGGACTGGACTGGGTGGCAAGGAGCTTCTGGAGAATTTGCAAATCAGCAGTTTGCGTCTCCCTTCCGATCGCGTCAATGAATGGGCGGCTGCGGCAGTGGGACATCCCACGATTACCAGTCTCAGCGCCTTCGTGACGCATCTCACGGACACGTCGCTCATGAACTTAGAACAGAACTCGGCGTTGAAGCATATCGATCTCCGATACAATCCAAAACTGACTCGCGCTGCGGTCAACCATTTTGCTGCTGCCTTACCGGGATGCCAGATTCAGTTGCCGGACTATGACTCTCTGGAAGCTCGCGAACGAATGTGGGCCGGTCTCGCGCCCCGAGAGGGTTCGACAGATGGAGCGACGCCAGTTCAAAACGATGAAGGTGAAACGGGCGGCTTCAGCCCAACCCCTGGCGAGGACATTCATTGGGCAATCCATGAACTCAAGGCGGTGGTTACCCTGCGTTCTGAGATCGGCACAATCGCCACCGTCATCCTCGGTCAACCACTCCCAAAACTTCCCAGCATGGTGGTCGCGATCGAATTTTCAGAACGGACGGTCGCAACGGATAACGATCTTCGCCGCGTGGCAAGCTTCAGCCACTTAGAATCTCTCTCCTTTGGTTATCGGGATAGTGAGGGAGCGAAGTACATAGGAAGCGACCGGGGTATCCTTGAGCTGGCAAGGCTACAACACCTGCAGGTGCTGAACGTTCACGCTGTGCCGGAGGTGGGCGGTCAAGAGATTCTCCGAAAACTACACCTGGAGCATTTGTATCTCCCCCACGAAGGCACGGATGCGTGGGCAACAGCGGTTGCAGGGCATCCCACATTCACCAGCCTCAACGCCTTCCGAACCGGCCTTTCAGATGAGGCTCTGAAAGGATTGGAACAGAACAAGGGTTTGAAGGTGCTCAATGTTTCAGGAGCCGCAAACCTAAGCCCTGAAGCCATTCAACATTTTGCGGAAGCTGTTCCGGCGTGTCGAATCAAGCTGGATCACCTCCAGTTCATCGAACCTCGCCATACGGAACCGACGCTCCAGGAGTGA